Part of the Oscillospiraceae bacterium genome, GTCCGATTCGACGGCTACGGCCTTTTGCAGAATGATCGGGCCGCCGTCGGTCTCCTCACTGACAAAATGCACCGTGGCGCCGGTGACTTTCACACCGTACGCGAGCACCGCCCGGTGTACGCGCAGGCCGTAGCAGCCGTCTCCGCAAAAGGCCGGGATCAACGCCGGATGCACGTTGATCACGCGGCCCGGGTATGCAAGACAAAAGGCCGGCGACAGCACATACAAAAAACCGGCCAGCACGATGAGGTGGATGTCGCGCACGCGCAGCTCCTCCAACACGGCCTGCGTGAAGGCCGCGCGGGTCTCGTACGCCTCCCGCGCCACCACCCGCGCCGGGACGCCCGCTTGGGCCGCCCGCGTGAGCGCATAGGCATTTGGATGCGATGAGATCACCAGCGACAGCCGGCCGCCGCCCAGTCGGCCGGCTGCCTCGGCGTCGATCAGCGCCTGCAAGTTCGACCCGCCGCCCGACACCAGTACGGCGATGTTTTTCTCCTCCGACACAGCTCCTCTCCTCCTTGCTATCTTCAGACAACCTCCGAAAACTCCGTGCGGGCCTGTTCACCAGATCGTGACTCCGCCTTCACCGCGGCGTACGACGCCGATCATATAGGGATGTTCCCCCGCCTCGACAAGGCTGGTCACCGCCTCGCCGGCGTCTTTCTTATCCACCGCGATGACAAGTCCGACGCCCATGTTAAACGTGCCGTACATGTCGCGCGGGGGGATACACCCCTCCCGCTTGATGATGTCGAAGATCGGGTGCTCCGGGAAGCTGTGGGGTTCGATGGCGGCACAGAGCCCCTGTGGCAGCATGCGCGGCACATTTTCGATGAACCCGCCGCCCGTGATGTGGGCGACGCCTTTGACCTTCACTTTTTTCATCAGACGCAGCAGCGGGCGCACATAGATCCGCGTGGGCTTTAGCAGTTCCTCCCCCAGCGTGCAACCAAGTTCGTTGTAGTGGCGATTCAACGCGCCCTCTCCCTCGCCCAGTACGCGCCGCACGAGCGAAAAACCGTTGGCATGCATCCCGGACGAGGACAGTCCAATCAGCAGGTCGCCCTCGATGATGCGCCGACCGTCGATCCGCTGCTCGTAGTCAACGAGCCCTACACAAAAGCCGGCGAGATCGTACTCGTCCTGGGCATAAAAACCAGGCATCTCGGC contains:
- the purN gene encoding phosphoribosylglycinamide formyltransferase, which gives rise to MSEEKNIAVLVSGGGSNLQALIDAEAAGRLGGGRLSLVISSHPNAYALTRAAQAGVPARVVAREAYETRAAFTQAVLEELRVRDIHLIVLAGFLYVLSPAFCLAYPGRVINVHPALIPAFCGDGCYGLRVHRAVLAYGVKVTGATVHFVSEETDGGPIILQKAVAVESDDTPESLQRRVMEQAEWILLPEAVRLFCEGRLHVDGRRVMEAVDS
- the purM gene encoding phosphoribosylformylglycinamidine cyclo-ligase — encoded protein: MSKAYAQAGVDVEAGYKAVALMKKHVESTHTKGVLSVIGGFGGLFEPDLAGLRRPVLVSGTDGVGTKLKIAFVLDKHDTVGIDCVAMCVNDVVCSGAAPLFFLDYIACGKNTPEKIAAIVSGMAVGCREAGCALVGGETAEMPGFYAQDEYDLAGFCVGLVDYEQRIDGRRIIEGDLLIGLSSSGMHANGFSLVRRVLGEGEGALNRHYNELGCTLGEELLKPTRIYVRPLLRLMKKVKVKGVAHITGGGFIENVPRMLPQGLCAAIEPHSFPEHPIFDIIKREGCIPPRDMYGTFNMGVGLVIAVDKKDAGEAVTSLVEAGEHPYMIGVVRRGEGGVTIW